One Moorella sp. E308F DNA segment encodes these proteins:
- a CDS encoding autoinducer 2 ABC transporter substrate-binding protein: protein MKKLIAFLLSMLLIISLAGCGSKPSETQQQQGQQQTTPAKDKKYKIVVMPKLVGIPYFNASEQGAKKAGQDLGVEVIYTGPTKADAAEQVKMIEDLITQGVDAIAVAPNDPAALTPVLKKAKDKGILVVDWDTPADKSVVDLSVHQIDDKQYGEHIWDLLVKSMGTDSAEYAIITGGLSAANLNSWINYGLEYAKTKYPNLKLVTDKIPSDEKQQVAYQKALELIKAYPNLKGIIGISTPAPIGAAQAVQEKGLQEKVSVVGTALPNDSKTYLKDGSLDVATLWEPAKLGYLTVALIKDMLDGKKPTDGQEVPNVGKIQVKSDGKTVIMGPPTDFTKDNVDQFNF, encoded by the coding sequence ATGAAAAAGCTCATAGCGTTTCTATTATCAATGCTATTAATAATTTCTTTAGCCGGTTGCGGAAGTAAACCATCCGAGACCCAGCAGCAACAAGGACAGCAGCAGACCACTCCAGCCAAAGATAAAAAATATAAAATTGTTGTCATGCCCAAACTGGTAGGCATACCCTATTTTAACGCTTCTGAGCAGGGCGCCAAGAAGGCCGGCCAGGATCTGGGCGTAGAGGTGATTTATACCGGCCCCACCAAGGCCGACGCCGCTGAACAGGTAAAAATGATTGAAGACCTTATCACCCAGGGTGTTGATGCCATTGCCGTGGCTCCCAACGACCCGGCTGCTTTAACCCCTGTGCTCAAGAAAGCAAAGGATAAAGGCATCCTGGTTGTCGACTGGGATACGCCGGCTGATAAGTCGGTGGTCGACCTATCCGTGCACCAGATTGATGACAAACAGTATGGTGAACATATCTGGGACCTGCTGGTCAAAAGCATGGGTACTGATAGCGCCGAATACGCCATTATCACCGGCGGTCTCTCCGCGGCTAATCTAAATAGCTGGATTAACTATGGCCTCGAGTATGCCAAAACCAAATATCCCAACCTGAAACTGGTTACCGATAAGATCCCGTCCGATGAAAAGCAGCAAGTGGCTTACCAGAAGGCTCTGGAGCTGATCAAGGCTTATCCCAACCTGAAAGGCATCATTGGTATCAGCACACCGGCTCCCATCGGTGCTGCCCAGGCGGTTCAGGAAAAAGGCTTGCAGGAAAAAGTCAGTGTTGTCGGGACCGCCCTGCCCAATGACTCCAAGACCTATTTGAAGGACGGGTCCCTGGATGTTGCGACTTTATGGGAACCGGCCAAACTGGGTTATCTTACGGTAGCATTAATTAAAGACATGCTGGATGGCAAGAAGCCTACCGACGGGCAGGAAGTGCCCAATGTAGGCAAGATTCAGGTCAAATCAGACGGCAAGACGGTCATTATGGGACCGCCTACCGATTTTACCAAAGACAACGTCGATCAATTCAACTTCTAA
- a CDS encoding ABC transporter permease, with protein sequence MILLYVFAGLFLLMSVISPSKFLSLGNLQSMATQMPELGLIALGMMVVIITGGIDLSITFTAALSGIVGALVLSSGYSAGVEGTAVLLLIVRALLATLITALICGFVNGFLVSYVGVSPILVTLGTMTLFEGLSVWLTKGGAISGFPEQYQWIGNGYLGFIPVPILIFIVFAVLTGILLERTAWGRSVYMFGCNSVATYFSGINTKKVVMLVYLYAAVMAAMAAIIMTSRYNSAKVDYGSSYLLQSVAIVVLGGTDIAGGYGKVVGTVVAAGIVQVLSSGLNLIGINRFIVDVTMGVLLIAVLLLNYFISKRRQGKEVKIEQKKTSIAT encoded by the coding sequence ATGATACTCCTGTATGTTTTTGCGGGCCTCTTTCTGTTAATGTCAGTAATCTCTCCCTCAAAGTTTTTGAGCCTGGGAAACCTCCAGTCCATGGCGACCCAGATGCCCGAATTAGGCCTGATAGCCCTGGGCATGATGGTGGTTATTATTACGGGCGGAATAGATCTTTCGATTACCTTTACTGCCGCCCTATCGGGAATAGTTGGAGCCCTGGTCCTGTCTTCCGGCTATAGTGCCGGGGTTGAGGGAACAGCAGTTCTACTTTTAATCGTGAGGGCCCTGCTGGCAACCCTGATCACCGCCTTAATCTGCGGTTTTGTAAACGGCTTCCTCGTATCATATGTTGGTGTTTCGCCTATCCTTGTCACCCTTGGAACTATGACGCTTTTTGAAGGGCTGAGTGTTTGGCTGACCAAAGGCGGCGCCATATCAGGGTTCCCGGAACAGTACCAGTGGATTGGCAATGGCTATTTGGGATTTATTCCCGTTCCAATTTTAATATTTATCGTCTTTGCTGTCTTGACCGGGATTCTACTGGAGCGGACGGCCTGGGGGAGAAGCGTTTATATGTTTGGCTGTAACTCAGTGGCTACCTATTTTTCAGGCATTAATACCAAAAAGGTGGTAATGCTTGTTTATCTCTATGCAGCAGTGATGGCTGCCATGGCCGCCATCATTATGACCTCCCGCTATAATTCCGCCAAGGTGGATTATGGTTCATCATATTTATTACAGAGCGTGGCCATTGTGGTCCTGGGTGGGACCGATATCGCTGGGGGCTATGGCAAGGTCGTGGGAACGGTTGTGGCAGCAGGTATAGTCCAGGTACTCTCCAGCGGGTTGAATTTAATTGGTATTAATAGGTTTATAGTCGACGTTACTATGGGGGTTCTGCTAATTGCTGTATTGTTATTAAACTACTTTATTAGTAAAAGAAGACAGGGGAAGGAGGTAAAAATAGAGCAAAAAAAGACGAGTATTGCCACGTGA
- a CDS encoding sugar phosphate isomerase/epimerase family protein, with the protein METKFSAGVWAFDGCGDRFLLSGYRDGKPVVERIKEAASIPGLSGVELNYPADVTDANLDEVEEALKANNLQASIIGVDHSGQRKWQFGSLAAADASIRGEAVTLAQRGMDVAARLGANQVNIWLGQDGFDYCFQVDYLKAWRWLVESLKEIAGYRSDVRVCVEYKPKEPRTHAFINNAAKALLLVQEVGLDNIGVTIDVGHSLNAGENVAEALALLAGHGKMFHFHFNDNYRSWDDDLLVGSVHLVEYIELLYWLQKVGYDGWYSLDVFPYREDPVQVCRESIATLKGILNLIERLGINKLDELIAKGDAIATLSFIRQHILP; encoded by the coding sequence ATGGAAACTAAATTTTCCGCCGGCGTCTGGGCCTTTGACGGCTGCGGTGACCGCTTCCTGTTAAGCGGCTATCGCGACGGCAAACCCGTGGTGGAGCGCATCAAAGAGGCTGCCAGCATTCCCGGTTTGAGTGGCGTAGAGTTAAACTACCCGGCCGACGTAACCGATGCCAATCTGGATGAAGTCGAAGAGGCCCTGAAAGCTAACAACCTGCAGGCTTCTATTATTGGCGTGGATCACAGCGGGCAGCGCAAGTGGCAGTTTGGCAGCCTGGCAGCGGCCGATGCCAGTATCCGCGGGGAAGCCGTAACCCTGGCCCAACGCGGTATGGATGTGGCCGCCCGGCTGGGGGCGAATCAGGTCAATATCTGGCTGGGACAGGATGGTTTTGATTATTGTTTCCAGGTGGATTATTTAAAGGCCTGGCGCTGGCTGGTGGAGAGTTTAAAGGAGATAGCCGGTTATCGTAGCGATGTCCGGGTTTGCGTTGAGTACAAGCCTAAGGAGCCGCGGACTCATGCTTTCATTAATAACGCCGCCAAGGCCCTCCTGCTGGTCCAGGAGGTAGGGCTGGACAATATCGGGGTTACCATTGATGTCGGCCATTCCCTCAATGCCGGGGAAAATGTGGCTGAAGCCCTGGCGTTACTGGCCGGCCACGGCAAGATGTTCCACTTCCACTTCAATGACAACTACCGCAGCTGGGACGACGACCTGCTGGTGGGCTCGGTCCACCTGGTCGAATACATTGAACTCCTGTACTGGCTGCAAAAGGTGGGCTATGACGGCTGGTACTCCCTGGACGTCTTCCCCTACCGGGAGGACCCGGTCCAGGTATGCCGGGAGAGCATTGCTACGTTGAAAGGTATCTTAAACCTTATAGAGCGGCTGGGAATCAACAAACTGGATGAGCTAATCGCTAAAGGTGATGCCATAGCTACCTTGAGCTTTATCCGGCAGCACATTCTGCCCTGA
- a CDS encoding BMC domain-containing protein, producing MKDGALGLIETKGLVAAIEAADAMLKAAGVELAGMEKIGSGLVTVMVKGDVGAVKAATEAGAAAAGRLGEIVAVHVIPRPHTDLSTILPA from the coding sequence ATGAAAGACGGCGCCCTGGGGCTCATCGAAACCAAAGGACTGGTCGCGGCCATTGAAGCGGCAGATGCCATGCTCAAAGCCGCCGGCGTCGAGCTGGCCGGTATGGAGAAGATCGGCTCGGGTCTCGTCACCGTCATGGTCAAAGGTGATGTCGGAGCCGTCAAGGCCGCCACCGAAGCCGGAGCCGCTGCCGCCGGGAGACTCGGCGAGATTGTCGCCGTCCACGTCATCCCGCGGCCCCACACTGACCTCAGCACGATATTACCAGCCTGA
- a CDS encoding ABC transporter permease — MKQRTKSKELWIFIMLVVLSVLISARSNVFLRPDNLIDLLKNNAVLGIMALGMTLVIITGGIDLSVGAVVAVLTVLIGKFMVTFGGNLLLTFLVAVAGGVIIGIINGTLIARANIPAIVVTLGSMSIINGLMLYYTNGTWINDIPSWFIDFGKITFFKFPDASGNMVGIPIQIIIFLIMVLLTWALLKYTLIGRAVYAVGGNPVSAKRVGINIERTLIFVYAYMGFLAGVAAVVHTSIMRQVDPNAFLGFELQVVAAVVVGGASLAGGNGSIIGTVLGVLFMAVLNNGLILTHIPTFWQKIIVGLIIILAVSFDVIQRKRMEKSLPRVDVEY, encoded by the coding sequence ATGAAACAACGTACCAAATCAAAGGAACTATGGATTTTTATAATGCTGGTAGTTTTATCAGTTTTGATAAGTGCTCGCAGCAATGTTTTCCTGCGTCCGGATAACTTAATTGATTTGTTAAAAAACAATGCTGTCCTGGGCATTATGGCTTTGGGAATGACGCTGGTCATTATTACAGGGGGCATTGATTTATCCGTCGGCGCGGTGGTGGCTGTGCTAACGGTTTTGATCGGCAAATTTATGGTGACTTTTGGCGGCAACCTGCTGCTGACTTTTTTAGTTGCTGTTGCAGGCGGGGTTATCATTGGAATAATAAATGGTACTTTAATTGCCCGGGCTAATATTCCCGCCATTGTAGTTACCCTGGGCTCCATGAGCATTATAAATGGTCTTATGCTTTATTACACCAACGGCACCTGGATTAATGATATTCCCTCTTGGTTTATAGATTTCGGTAAAATCACCTTTTTTAAGTTTCCTGATGCCAGCGGCAATATGGTGGGAATCCCTATTCAGATAATAATTTTCCTGATAATGGTTTTGCTGACCTGGGCGTTATTAAAATATACCCTGATTGGCAGGGCGGTATATGCCGTGGGGGGTAATCCTGTCTCGGCCAAACGAGTGGGTATTAATATAGAACGCACTTTGATATTTGTATATGCCTATATGGGCTTCCTGGCCGGCGTGGCGGCAGTTGTCCATACATCTATTATGCGTCAGGTCGATCCCAATGCCTTTTTAGGATTTGAATTACAGGTAGTCGCGGCAGTGGTGGTCGGAGGGGCCAGCCTTGCGGGTGGCAACGGTTCTATCATTGGCACAGTCCTTGGCGTCTTATTTATGGCCGTTCTTAATAACGGCCTTATCCTGACCCATATCCCTACCTTCTGGCAAAAGATTATCGTTGGCCTGATCATCATCTTGGCCGTCAGCTTTGATGTAATCCAGAGGAAACGGATGGAAAAGAGCCTGCCTAGAGTGGATGTAGAATATTAA
- a CDS encoding BMC domain-containing protein produces the protein MNNQALGIIEVRGLAAAVAAADTAAKTAAVTILGYEPTKGSGLVVLKISGEVSAVTAAIEAAREQVAAISTVFASRIIARPHEELARYLS, from the coding sequence ATGAACAATCAAGCCCTGGGTATAATCGAAGTGCGCGGCCTGGCCGCCGCCGTCGCCGCCGCGGACACGGCCGCCAAAACGGCGGCAGTCACCATCCTCGGCTACGAACCGACCAAAGGCAGCGGCCTGGTAGTATTAAAAATCAGCGGTGAAGTCAGTGCCGTCACGGCAGCCATCGAAGCCGCCAGGGAACAGGTTGCGGCCATAAGTACTGTTTTTGCCAGCCGGATTATTGCCCGGCCCCATGAAGAACTGGCGCGGTATTTAAGCTAA
- a CDS encoding BMC domain-containing protein → MSALGLIETKGLVAAIEAADAMLKAASVELVGMEKIGSGLVTVMVSGEVGAVKAATEAGGAAATRLGEVIAVHVIPRPHSDVARILPAKKDASAKGVD, encoded by the coding sequence ATGAGCGCTTTAGGCCTCATCGAAACCAAAGGACTGGTCGCGGCCATTGAAGCGGCAGATGCCATGCTCAAAGCCGCCAGCGTCGAGCTGGTGGGAATGGAGAAGATCGGCTCGGGTCTTGTCACCGTCATGGTCAGCGGCGAAGTAGGTGCCGTCAAGGCCGCCACCGAAGCCGGCGGTGCTGCTGCTACCAGGCTCGGGGAAGTCATCGCCGTCCACGTCATCCCGCGGCCCCATAGCGACGTCGCCCGCATCCTGCCCGCTAAAAAAGACGCCTCTGCCAAGGGGGTAGATTAA
- a CDS encoding class II aldolase/adducin family protein, which yields MASEYQIRQDICEVGRRIYAKGFVASNDGNISVRIGENEVLTTPTGVSKGFMTPDMIIKVDLEGRKIAGNLKPSSEIKMHLDVYRHRPDVRAVVHAHPPVATAFAVAGIPLDKPVLPEIIITLGAVPIAKYGTPSTEEIPLAVREYLDKYDAVLLENHGALTMGTDVYNAFYKMESIEHFAKISLAARQLGGERVLPCEEVEKLLQIREKLGVSGRHPGCTGCGACSISGQVDNGTSGIPAEELQEIISAVTRRVLASLRDRKQ from the coding sequence GTGGCTTCCGAGTATCAAATCAGGCAGGACATTTGTGAAGTAGGCCGGCGTATTTATGCCAAAGGATTTGTTGCCTCCAATGACGGTAATATTAGCGTCCGCATCGGGGAAAATGAGGTTTTAACCACCCCTACCGGCGTGAGCAAGGGCTTTATGACGCCCGACATGATCATCAAGGTGGACCTGGAAGGGCGAAAAATAGCCGGCAATCTTAAACCTTCTTCAGAAATTAAAATGCACCTGGATGTTTACCGGCACCGGCCCGATGTGCGGGCGGTAGTTCACGCCCATCCGCCTGTGGCCACCGCCTTTGCCGTGGCCGGTATCCCCCTGGACAAGCCGGTACTGCCGGAAATCATCATCACCCTGGGGGCTGTCCCCATCGCCAAATACGGCACCCCGTCTACCGAAGAGATACCCCTGGCGGTCAGGGAGTACCTGGATAAATACGACGCCGTCCTGTTGGAAAACCACGGCGCCCTTACCATGGGGACGGACGTCTACAACGCCTTTTACAAGATGGAATCCATCGAACACTTTGCCAAGATCAGCCTGGCGGCCCGGCAGCTGGGCGGGGAACGCGTACTGCCCTGTGAGGAAGTAGAGAAGCTGCTGCAGATCCGGGAAAAGCTCGGCGTCAGCGGCCGTCACCCGGGATGCACGGGGTGCGGTGCCTGCAGCATATCCGGCCAGGTGGATAATGGGACGAGCGGCATCCCGGCAGAAGAGCTCCAGGAAATCATCAGCGCCGTAACCCGGCGCGTCCTGGCCTCCCTTAGGGATAGGAAACAGTAA